In a single window of the Gossypium hirsutum isolate 1008001.06 chromosome A13, Gossypium_hirsutum_v2.1, whole genome shotgun sequence genome:
- the LOC107893777 gene encoding F-box protein At5g07610: MGMKTPMINSAAEKIAYNQDLLTQILLRLPTKSLIKFKSVSKLWRFIISDPDFCLSHTRHHHRNGFLSPTALLLKGDRFCPPSEFSIVPLKHYSKVPFFHYIPDSHVKILQSCNGLLLCESYRQSYLICNPTTKKFRRIYCPSNSAYNFISKSFVSFAFDPLTSPDYKIICIWESYREPCKFNLDLYSSKTGSWDLCIVSFEVDEDEQEIELNNGVFCNGRIHWCGYGEESLYFDVEKECLETMPMALPSRMDAPETCRYFSESRGVLYVAVTYCIAVCLEFDVFEMARDYSEWNWKKRVNVGDAVKAFPELELGCIEYYPGFSGVYIIGSEKQEEPMVVVWADGKIISFDFRQGAWKMLYDLGPGIKIGSLYLGDDDHLHYERFHAYQYFENLSCL; the protein is encoded by the coding sequence ATGGGTATGAAGACTCCCATGATAAACTCAGCAGCCGAGAAAATTGCCTACAACCAAGACCTTCTCACTCAAATCCTCCTCAGATTACCCACCAAATCTCTCATCAAATTCAAGTCCGTTTCAAAGCTATGGCGGTTCATCATTTCGGACCCTGACTTCTGTCTATCCCACACCCGCCATCACCACCGCAATGGATTCCTCTCCCCCACCGCTCTTCTCCTCAAAGGTGACCGTTTCTGCCCTCCCTCCGAGTTCTCCATTGTCCCTCTCAAGCATTACAGTAAAGTCCCTTTCTTTCATTACATCCCTGACTCTCATGTCAAGATTCTTCAATCTTGCAATGGGTTGCTCCTTTGTGAATCCTATAGACAAAGTTACTTGATTTGCAATCCCACTACGAAAAAATTCAGGAGGATATATTGTCCGAGTAACTCAGCTTATAATTTCATTTCTAAAAGCTTTGTTAGTTTCGCTTTTGATCCTTTAACATCACCTGATTACAAGATTATTTGCATCTGGGAAAGTTATAGGGAGCCTTGTAAGTTTAATCTCGACTTATATTCATCAAAAACTGGTTCATGGGATTTGTGTATAGTCAGTTTTGAGGTAGATGAGGATGAGCAGGAAATAGAGCTGAATAATGGGGTTTTCTGTAATGGGAGGATACATTGGTGTGGATATGGAGAGGAATCCTTGTATTTTGATGTGGAGAAGGAATGTTTAGAAACAATGCCGATGGCGTTACCGAGCCGAATGGATGCGCCTGAGACATGTCGATATTTCTCGGAGTCGAGAGGAGTTTTGTATGTTGCAGTGACGTATTGTATAGCAGTTTGTTTAGAATTCGATGTATTTGAAATGGCGAGAGACTATTCTGAATGGAATTGGAAGAAACGGGTGAATGTGGGTGATGCGGTGAAAGCTTTCCCTGAGTTAGAATTAGGATGTATCGAGTACTATCCCGGATTCTCGGGTGTGTATATTATTGGATCCGAGAAACAAGAAGAGCCAATGGTAGTGGTTTGGGCGGATGGTAAAATAATTAGCTTTGATTTCAGACAAGGGGCATGGAAAATGCTATATGATCTGGGACCAGGTATAAAAATTGGGTCCCTATATTTAGGGGATGATGATCATTTGCATTATGAACGATTTCATGCTTATCAATACTTCGAGAATCTCTCTTGTTTATAA